From a region of the Nitrospira sp. genome:
- a CDS encoding glycosyltransferase family 4 protein yields MNIMLVTPWRPSLTGGISTVIHRLMSEFRKQGHATTVFVTDHDNCLRQIETLDGCPVYGMYLRSPVSSAHPIRARLMCCLCLPSTLLQLLWLTRRQRVEAVLIQYPLPSMFYFGILKRVSGGALFVTYQGNDAHDLAMWDSRERKLVRFLLEQADLVLAVSRTLLAKVDSVFPRLCLRRRQLLPNGAPLDMIDAVEPAEVAGHLPPQYFFAAGHLIHRKGIDVVLSSLQEAQRRGVLLHLVVAGDGPERENLERQSREQGVAAQVTFLGNQSQRQVLALMKSCLAFVLASRAEGMPLVIAEAMACGKAVIASEVDGVPEIVQDGVTGVLVPPDDPLALAAGLIKVYSDGEFRDALAGRGKEWACREYNWEGIANRYLGFLKEYSERA; encoded by the coding sequence ATGAATATCATGCTTGTGACGCCTTGGCGGCCCTCATTAACTGGTGGGATCAGCACTGTCATCCACCGGCTTATGAGTGAGTTCCGTAAACAAGGTCATGCCACCACCGTTTTTGTTACTGATCACGACAATTGCCTTCGCCAGATTGAAACACTCGATGGATGTCCCGTCTACGGCATGTATCTCCGATCTCCTGTATCGTCGGCACATCCGATTCGTGCGCGGCTCATGTGTTGTCTTTGCCTTCCATCGACGCTCTTGCAGCTACTGTGGCTGACAAGGCGACAACGTGTGGAGGCCGTGTTGATTCAATATCCGCTGCCGTCAATGTTTTACTTTGGAATCTTAAAGCGTGTGTCGGGAGGCGCGCTGTTCGTCACCTATCAGGGCAACGATGCTCATGACCTTGCCATGTGGGATTCGCGCGAACGGAAGCTGGTGCGGTTTCTGCTTGAACAGGCTGATCTCGTGCTCGCCGTGTCTCGAACGCTTCTCGCAAAAGTCGATTCTGTGTTTCCGCGCCTGTGTCTGCGGCGCAGGCAGTTGCTGCCGAACGGCGCCCCGCTGGATATGATCGACGCGGTGGAACCAGCGGAGGTTGCGGGGCATCTCCCGCCTCAATACTTTTTTGCTGCGGGACACTTGATTCATCGGAAGGGTATTGATGTTGTTCTCTCATCCCTGCAGGAAGCTCAACGAAGAGGTGTGCTGCTACACTTAGTCGTGGCCGGCGATGGGCCGGAACGCGAAAACTTGGAGCGCCAATCCAGGGAGCAAGGAGTCGCGGCGCAGGTTACGTTTTTAGGTAATCAGTCACAGCGTCAGGTGCTCGCGTTGATGAAATCATGTCTGGCTTTCGTGCTGGCCTCACGAGCTGAAGGCATGCCGTTGGTCATCGCGGAAGCGATGGCGTGCGGAAAAGCCGTTATCGCGAGCGAAGTTGATGGTGTGCCGGAAATCGTTCAGGATGGCGTGACGGGTGTTTTGGTACCCCCGGATGATCCTCTCGCATTGGCTGCCGGCTTGATCAAAGTTTACTCGGACGGCGAATTTCGGGATGCTCTTGCCGGACGGGGAAAGGAATGGGCATGTCGTGAATACAACTGGGAAGGCATTGCCAATCGATATCTGGGCTTCCTCAAGGAATACTCGGAAAGAGCCTGA
- a CDS encoding glycosyltransferase produces MPRVSVVIPTFNCDRFIRRTVDSALAQTYRDFEIIVVDDGSTDDTRAVLSEYGKSVHYLFQSNQGASAARNMALEQASGELIAYLDADDLWAPNKLAQQVDYLDAHPECGLVHTEVAVVDEQDSVVHARFNQETQRTIPQGKCLRQVLQRSHIQTLTVVERRTAFDRAGKFDLRLPIAQDYLHWIQVVLAGFEIGYLPDPLGSYRWRAGSLMSSQRRLLGDFVRIYQILQTEYAIEQSNGHEMAELVEAQLYQQQRQLAYLERLECSGDMARQRLRTLIRQWPLRLELYADFAKSYIGEVSLKSH; encoded by the coding sequence ATGCCCCGCGTATCAGTGGTGATTCCGACATTCAACTGTGACCGATTCATCCGTCGCACGGTGGATTCGGCGCTGGCTCAGACCTATCGCGATTTCGAGATTATTGTCGTCGATGATGGATCAACGGACGACACGCGGGCAGTCTTGTCGGAGTACGGCAAATCGGTGCACTATCTCTTTCAATCCAATCAGGGGGCCTCAGCGGCACGCAACATGGCCTTGGAACAAGCCAGTGGCGAACTGATCGCCTATCTCGATGCTGACGATCTGTGGGCACCAAATAAGTTAGCCCAGCAGGTGGACTATCTCGATGCGCATCCGGAGTGCGGACTTGTTCATACCGAGGTGGCGGTTGTTGACGAGCAGGATTCGGTAGTGCATGCCCGGTTTAACCAGGAAACTCAGCGAACGATTCCTCAGGGCAAGTGCCTTCGGCAGGTGCTTCAACGTTCTCATATACAGACACTAACCGTCGTTGAACGGCGAACAGCTTTTGACCGCGCGGGCAAATTCGACCTGCGCTTACCTATCGCCCAAGATTATTTACATTGGATTCAGGTCGTCCTTGCGGGCTTCGAAATCGGGTATCTCCCGGACCCACTGGGGTCGTATCGGTGGCGGGCGGGTAGTCTCATGTCGAGTCAACGGCGTCTCCTCGGTGATTTTGTCAGGATCTATCAAATTCTTCAGACCGAATATGCGATTGAGCAGAGCAATGGTCATGAGATGGCCGAGTTGGTGGAGGCGCAGCTCTATCAGCAGCAGCGGCAGCTTGCGTATCTGGAACGGCTGGAGTGCTCTGGCGACATGGCCCGTCAGCGGCTGCGCACCTTGATTCGACAGTGGCCGCTGCGGTTGGAACTCTACGCGGATTTTGCGAAATCTTACATTGGCGAAGTAAGCCTCAAGTCCCACTGA